Proteins found in one Ptychodera flava strain L36383 chromosome 16, AS_Pfla_20210202, whole genome shotgun sequence genomic segment:
- the LOC139114749 gene encoding BTB/POZ domain-containing protein 8-like isoform X1: MARHVGSQMSEAFIEKTAKEKARLIHKLANQLKADMARLLEDTENADIILVAGGEHLLSHKIMLQTRVPEFFNYFIGKNSTAKKIMIHHVVADDLKAFLRDIYSLNEISPWREVIREWIERQEKQKSLETSLEEMDISGKNHKHMMITSDDDVAMVPVEEEDDIEEQGACGAALAMDMNADIDHFKFEDCRDEVMKSMELEMPESKSIQMNGKSRDFDEENVIQDTFLKANVPEPTCYLAKDLLEMFINQESTDITLRVEDKKIRAHRFMLCCRSNYFTAMLCGGWAESSAEEICLFDVSCTTALGALYYIYGGVMEEPHETSVGIPNVIDSWSLPVFSELVQMSDMYGLDGLKDNAAFILRRDKCHFFHKPCNACISGVPECLALATVYGLHAIAENCLRWIAKHLDKVWCTKAFVTQSQEILEHSYDFAISSLCQDNAVAMAMQCDKLLTSLPNVKWVEPVHHLATSLHMSCVGYIVDNFCTIINHETFGILLSGMAWSATLVEAIFNTAIDHLTVDNACKMFIAVNSLKGRAEFQDWNQDIVDMINMAYTNTLNYVVNNVNFLLHSKEWHLIPDDLREKIKRDAIFVDDSRKMPAPKPLLTSSYAGSQGVSAIKRPSRLPTSLRKTTSASTEKQPVRPKTAIPVVNKTRPSSMPSPKPVRSKNIVPDKPVKERPHSFRQPKLATASRAEQRAERNSTNVMDTRSNTVPITRPSTLSTKSPPGSKQNVDKPVGRQSTRRPASASPTVLRSTKTTPPATKSPTSPTENRSSRYPNRTFVRSQSDGTKDRLLNRSQNTNIDTDKKENIVNATSKDSTPRIRSNLRSPTKFTRSRITSPRKELPDERDFSSGPVKASHTANQSMQSNAGARPKVPPSPKPYRSTKTTERYSPDKFGEQQSMEVEAFTRHTKDVTSMRYSFSGQRSGTKIGRTLSDVGDTAEYRTSSWRRDGSVRKKERVVSPRKQEISDAESGQFSRESSMYSSSSDYSYQDHTVRPTTSPDSLYEPSELHSPRQLRSPVSPGRSSLSSQSPADGEPQLKSKHRNSWRRYQTTEYGVYSGAGNKETSHLRYNQSPEQKSPTVSMTMPENQDYNINSSSSPGSSPGSPGRKLGTRNRPRSGIPRPITTPSPTYTIGL, from the exons GCTCCTTGAAGACACTGAGAATGCTGATATCATATTGGTTGCCGGGGGAGAACATTTACTTTCACATAAAATCATGTTACAAACGAGAGTACCTGAGTTCTTCAATTATTTCATTGGCAAAAATAGTACAGCTAAGAAGATTATGATACATCATGTCGTGGCAGATGATCTCAAAGCTTTTCTCCG GGACATTTACAGTCTAAATGAAATCAGCCCATGGCGAGAGGTGATAAGGGAATGGATTGAGAGACAGGAAAAACAGAAATCTCTGGAAACTAGTCTGGAAGAAATGGATATCAGTGGAAAGAACCATAAACACATGATGATAACGTCAGATGATGATGTCGCTATGGTTCCTGTGGAAGAAGAGGATGATATTGAAGAGCAAGGTGCTTGTGGTGCTGCCTTGGCAATGGATATGAATGCTGACATTGATCACTTTAAATTTGAAGATTGCAGAGATGAGGTCATGAAATCCATGGAATTAGAGATGCCGGAATCAAAAAGTATACAAATGAATGGAAAGAGCAGGGACTTTGATGAGGAGAATGTTATACAAGATACATTCCTCAAAGCTAACGTGCCAGAACCAACATGTTATCTTGCCAAGGACTTACTTGAAATGTTTATTAATCAAGAGAGCACTGACATTACACTGAGGGTGGAAGATAAGAAGATTAGAGCACACAG GTTTATGCTATGCTGCAGATCAAATTATTTCACAGCCATGCTTTGTGGTGGCTGGGCAGAAAGTTCAGCTGAAGAAATTTGTCTATTTGA TGTGAGTTGTACCACAGCATTGGGAGCCCTCTACTACATCTATGGTGGTGTTATGGAAGAACCACATGAAACAAGTGTCGG GATTCCCAATGTTATTGATAGCTGGTCTCTGCCAGTTTTCag TGAACTGGTTCAAATGTCAGATATGTATGGCCTTGATGGTCTGAAAGATAATGCTGCTTTCATACTCAGACGAGACAAGTGCCATTTCTTTCATAAG CCATGTAATGCATGCATATCCGGAGTGCCTGAATGTTTAGCCTTAGCAACAGTGTATGGATTACATGCTATAGCAGAAAATTGTCTACG ATGGATAGCTAAGCATCTAGACAAGGTTTGGTGCACCAAAGCCTTCGTCACTCAATCTCAGGAAATTCTGGAACACTCATACGACTTCGCCATTAGCAGTCTA TGTCAAGACAACgcagttgccatggcaatgcaGTGTGACAAGCTTTTAACTAGCCTTCCCAATGTCAAATGGGTAGAGCCAGTCCATCACTTAGCAACCAGTTTGCATATGTCCTGCGTTGGATACATCGTGGATAATTTTTGTACTATAATCAATCATGAAACATTCGGAATTCTTCTGTCG GGAATGGCTTGGAGTGCCACACTTGTAGAAGCCATATTCAACACTGCCATTGACCATCTTACTGTTGACAATGCTTGTAAGATGTTTATAGCTGTTAATTCCTTAAAAGGACGAGCAGAATTTCAAGACTGGAATCAG GATATCGTTGATATGATAAACATGGCATACACAAATACACTGAACTATGTTGTCAACAATGTCAACTTCCTTTTACATTCAAAGGAATGGCATTTAATACCAGATGATCtcagagaaaaaattaaaagag ATGCAATCTTTGTGGATGATTCAAGGAAGATGCCCGCACCTAAACCACTTCTTACAAGTTCCTATGCA ggtAGCCAAGGAGTTTCTGCTATTAAGAGACCGAGTCGATTACCTACATCACTGCGGAAAACAACTTCAGCAAGTACAGAAAAGCAACCTGTCAGACCAAAAACTGCCATACCAGTTGTCAATAAAACACGGCCTAGTAGTATGCCATCACCTAAGCCAGTACGCTCTAAGAATATTGTCCCTGACAAGCCAGTCAAAGAAAGACCACACAGTTTTCGACAACCCAAGCTTGCAACGGCCAGCAGAGCTGAGCAGAGAGCCGAACGTAATTCAACAAATGTAATGGATACAAGAAGCAACACCGTGCCAATCACTCGGCCGTCAACACTTTCAACAAAATCACCTCCTGGTAGCAAACAAAATGTAGATAAGCCAGTAGGAAGGCAGTCTACCAGGAGACCAGCAAGTGCTAGTCCAACGGTGCTCAGGTCAACAAAGACAACTCCACCAGCTACCAAAAGCCCCACCAGTCCTACTGAGAACAGATCTAGCAGGTATCCCAACAGAACTTTTGTCAGGTCCCAGAGTGACGGAACAAAAGACAGATTGCTGAATCGctcacaaaatacaaatattgataCCGACAAGAAAGAGAATATTGTAAATGCCACTAGCAAAGACTCTACTCCAAGAATTAGATCCAATTTACGCAGTCCAACAAAGTTCACCAGAAGCAGGATTACAAGTCCTAGGAAGGAACTGCCAGATGAAAGAGACTTTTCATCTGGTCCAGTCAAAGCATCACATACAGCCAACCAATCCATGCAGTCTAATGCAGGTGCAAgacccaaagtgccaccaagtCCAAAACCTTACAGGAGTACAAAAACCACTGAGAGATATAGCCCAGATAAATTTGGAGAACAGCAATCGATGGAGGTTGAGGCATTTACCAGACACACAAAGGATGTGACCTCAATGAGGTATTCCTTCTCTGGACAGCGTTCAGGCACTAAGATAGGGAGAACACTCTCAGATGTAGGTGATACAGCAGAGTACAGAACATCGTCATGGAGACGAGATGGTTCTGTCAGGAAGAAGGAGAGAGTTGTATCACCTCGGAAACAAGAGATAAGTGATGCAGAGTCTGGTCAGTTTTCACGTGAAAGTTCTATGTACAGTAGTTCCAGTGACTATTCCTATCAGGATCATACAGTAAGACCTACCACATCACCAGACTCACTCTATGAACCCAGTGAACTGCATTCACCTCGGCAGCTACGATCACCGGTGTCACCAGGCAGATCATCGCTATCATCACAGTCACCAGCTGATGGTGAGCCTCAACTCAAATCCAAACACAGAAATAGTTGGAGGAGATACCAGACCACAGAGTATGGAGTTTACAGTGGAGCAGGGAACAAAGAGACATCCCATTTACGATACAACCAATCTCCTGAACAGAAGTCACCAACTGTGTCCATGACAATGCCTGAAAATCAAGACTACAACATCAACAGTTCAAGTTCTCCTGGCTCATCACCAGGATCTCCAGGTAGAAAACTAGGCACAAGAAACAGACCCAGGTCTGGTATCCCCAGACCTATTACAACTCCTAGCCCAACTTACACAATAGGGCTGTGA
- the LOC139114749 gene encoding BTB/POZ domain-containing protein 8-like isoform X3, which translates to MARHVGSQMSEAFIEKTAKEKARLIHKLANQLKADMARLLEDTENADIILVAGGEHLLSHKIMLQTRVPEFFNYFIGKNSTAKKIMIHHVVADDLKAFLRDIYSLNEISPWREVIREWIERQEKQKSLETSLEEMDISGKNHKHMMITSDDDVAMVPVEEEDDIEEQGACGAALAMDMNADIDHFKFEDCRDEVMKSMELEMPESKSIQMNGKSRDFDEENVIQDTFLKANVPEPTCYLAKDLLEMFINQESTDITLRVEDKKIRAHRFMLCCRSNYFTAMLCGGWAESSAEEICLFDVSCTTALGALYYIYGGVMEEPHETSVGIPNVIDSWSLPVFSELVQMSDMYGLDGLKDNAAFILRRDKCHFFHKPCNACISGVPECLALATVYGLHAIAENCLRWIAKHLDKVWCTKAFVTQSQEILEHSYDFAISSLCQDNAVAMAMQCDKLLTSLPNVKWVEPVHHLATSLHMSCVGYIVDNFCTIINHETFGILLSGMAWSATLVEAIFNTAIDHLTVDNACKMFIAVNSLKGRAEFQDWNQDIVDMINMAYTNTLNYVVNNVNFLLHSKEWHLIPDDLREKIKRDAIFVDDSRKMPAPKPLLTSSYAGSQGVSAIKRPSRLPTSLRKTTSASTEKQPVRPKTAIPVVNKTRPSSMPSPKPVRSKNIVPDKPVKERPHSFRQPKLATASRAEQRAERNSTNVMDTRSNTVPITRPSTLSTKSPPGSKQNVDKPVGRQSTRRPASASPTVLRSTKTTPPATKSPTSPTENRSSRYPNRTFVRSQSDGTKDRLLNRSQNTNIDTDKKENIVNATSKDSTPRIRSNLRSPTKFTRSRITSPRKELPDERDFSSGPVKASHTANQSMQSNAGARPKVPPSPKPYRSTKTTERYSPDKFGEQQSMEVEAFTRHTKDVTSMRYSFSGQRSGTKIGRTLSDVGDTAEYRTSSWRRDGSVRKKERVVSPRKQEISDAESGQFSRESSMYSSSSDYSYQDHTVRPTTSPDSLYEPSELHSPRQLRSPVSPGRSSLSSQSPADGEPQLKSKHRNSWRRYQTTEYGVYSGAGNKETSHLRYNQSPEQKSPTVSMTMPENQDYNINSSSSPGSSPGSPESKPAQC; encoded by the exons GCTCCTTGAAGACACTGAGAATGCTGATATCATATTGGTTGCCGGGGGAGAACATTTACTTTCACATAAAATCATGTTACAAACGAGAGTACCTGAGTTCTTCAATTATTTCATTGGCAAAAATAGTACAGCTAAGAAGATTATGATACATCATGTCGTGGCAGATGATCTCAAAGCTTTTCTCCG GGACATTTACAGTCTAAATGAAATCAGCCCATGGCGAGAGGTGATAAGGGAATGGATTGAGAGACAGGAAAAACAGAAATCTCTGGAAACTAGTCTGGAAGAAATGGATATCAGTGGAAAGAACCATAAACACATGATGATAACGTCAGATGATGATGTCGCTATGGTTCCTGTGGAAGAAGAGGATGATATTGAAGAGCAAGGTGCTTGTGGTGCTGCCTTGGCAATGGATATGAATGCTGACATTGATCACTTTAAATTTGAAGATTGCAGAGATGAGGTCATGAAATCCATGGAATTAGAGATGCCGGAATCAAAAAGTATACAAATGAATGGAAAGAGCAGGGACTTTGATGAGGAGAATGTTATACAAGATACATTCCTCAAAGCTAACGTGCCAGAACCAACATGTTATCTTGCCAAGGACTTACTTGAAATGTTTATTAATCAAGAGAGCACTGACATTACACTGAGGGTGGAAGATAAGAAGATTAGAGCACACAG GTTTATGCTATGCTGCAGATCAAATTATTTCACAGCCATGCTTTGTGGTGGCTGGGCAGAAAGTTCAGCTGAAGAAATTTGTCTATTTGA TGTGAGTTGTACCACAGCATTGGGAGCCCTCTACTACATCTATGGTGGTGTTATGGAAGAACCACATGAAACAAGTGTCGG GATTCCCAATGTTATTGATAGCTGGTCTCTGCCAGTTTTCag TGAACTGGTTCAAATGTCAGATATGTATGGCCTTGATGGTCTGAAAGATAATGCTGCTTTCATACTCAGACGAGACAAGTGCCATTTCTTTCATAAG CCATGTAATGCATGCATATCCGGAGTGCCTGAATGTTTAGCCTTAGCAACAGTGTATGGATTACATGCTATAGCAGAAAATTGTCTACG ATGGATAGCTAAGCATCTAGACAAGGTTTGGTGCACCAAAGCCTTCGTCACTCAATCTCAGGAAATTCTGGAACACTCATACGACTTCGCCATTAGCAGTCTA TGTCAAGACAACgcagttgccatggcaatgcaGTGTGACAAGCTTTTAACTAGCCTTCCCAATGTCAAATGGGTAGAGCCAGTCCATCACTTAGCAACCAGTTTGCATATGTCCTGCGTTGGATACATCGTGGATAATTTTTGTACTATAATCAATCATGAAACATTCGGAATTCTTCTGTCG GGAATGGCTTGGAGTGCCACACTTGTAGAAGCCATATTCAACACTGCCATTGACCATCTTACTGTTGACAATGCTTGTAAGATGTTTATAGCTGTTAATTCCTTAAAAGGACGAGCAGAATTTCAAGACTGGAATCAG GATATCGTTGATATGATAAACATGGCATACACAAATACACTGAACTATGTTGTCAACAATGTCAACTTCCTTTTACATTCAAAGGAATGGCATTTAATACCAGATGATCtcagagaaaaaattaaaagag ATGCAATCTTTGTGGATGATTCAAGGAAGATGCCCGCACCTAAACCACTTCTTACAAGTTCCTATGCA ggtAGCCAAGGAGTTTCTGCTATTAAGAGACCGAGTCGATTACCTACATCACTGCGGAAAACAACTTCAGCAAGTACAGAAAAGCAACCTGTCAGACCAAAAACTGCCATACCAGTTGTCAATAAAACACGGCCTAGTAGTATGCCATCACCTAAGCCAGTACGCTCTAAGAATATTGTCCCTGACAAGCCAGTCAAAGAAAGACCACACAGTTTTCGACAACCCAAGCTTGCAACGGCCAGCAGAGCTGAGCAGAGAGCCGAACGTAATTCAACAAATGTAATGGATACAAGAAGCAACACCGTGCCAATCACTCGGCCGTCAACACTTTCAACAAAATCACCTCCTGGTAGCAAACAAAATGTAGATAAGCCAGTAGGAAGGCAGTCTACCAGGAGACCAGCAAGTGCTAGTCCAACGGTGCTCAGGTCAACAAAGACAACTCCACCAGCTACCAAAAGCCCCACCAGTCCTACTGAGAACAGATCTAGCAGGTATCCCAACAGAACTTTTGTCAGGTCCCAGAGTGACGGAACAAAAGACAGATTGCTGAATCGctcacaaaatacaaatattgataCCGACAAGAAAGAGAATATTGTAAATGCCACTAGCAAAGACTCTACTCCAAGAATTAGATCCAATTTACGCAGTCCAACAAAGTTCACCAGAAGCAGGATTACAAGTCCTAGGAAGGAACTGCCAGATGAAAGAGACTTTTCATCTGGTCCAGTCAAAGCATCACATACAGCCAACCAATCCATGCAGTCTAATGCAGGTGCAAgacccaaagtgccaccaagtCCAAAACCTTACAGGAGTACAAAAACCACTGAGAGATATAGCCCAGATAAATTTGGAGAACAGCAATCGATGGAGGTTGAGGCATTTACCAGACACACAAAGGATGTGACCTCAATGAGGTATTCCTTCTCTGGACAGCGTTCAGGCACTAAGATAGGGAGAACACTCTCAGATGTAGGTGATACAGCAGAGTACAGAACATCGTCATGGAGACGAGATGGTTCTGTCAGGAAGAAGGAGAGAGTTGTATCACCTCGGAAACAAGAGATAAGTGATGCAGAGTCTGGTCAGTTTTCACGTGAAAGTTCTATGTACAGTAGTTCCAGTGACTATTCCTATCAGGATCATACAGTAAGACCTACCACATCACCAGACTCACTCTATGAACCCAGTGAACTGCATTCACCTCGGCAGCTACGATCACCGGTGTCACCAGGCAGATCATCGCTATCATCACAGTCACCAGCTGATGGTGAGCCTCAACTCAAATCCAAACACAGAAATAGTTGGAGGAGATACCAGACCACAGAGTATGGAGTTTACAGTGGAGCAGGGAACAAAGAGACATCCCATTTACGATACAACCAATCTCCTGAACAGAAGTCACCAACTGTGTCCATGACAATGCCTGAAAATCAAGACTACAACATCAACAGTTCAAGTTCTCCTGGCTCATCACCAGGATCTCCAG AATCCAAACCAGCTCAATGTTGA
- the LOC139114749 gene encoding BTB/POZ domain-containing protein 8-like isoform X2 — MARHVGSQMSEAFIEKTAKEKARLIHKLANQLKADMARLLEDTENADIILVAGGEHLLSHKIMLQTRVPEFFNYFIGKNSTAKKIMIHHVVADDLKAFLRDIYSLNEISPWREVIREWIERQEKQKSLETSLEEMDISGKNHKHMMITSDDDVAMVPVEEEDDIEEQGACGAALAMDMNADIDHFKFEDCRDEVMKSMELEMPESKSIQMNGKSRDFDEENVIQDTFLKANVPEPTCYLAKDLLEMFINQESTDITLRVEDKKIRAHRFMLCCRSNYFTAMLCGGWAESSAEEICLFDVSCTTALGALYYIYGGVMEEPHETSVGELVQMSDMYGLDGLKDNAAFILRRDKCHFFHKPCNACISGVPECLALATVYGLHAIAENCLRWIAKHLDKVWCTKAFVTQSQEILEHSYDFAISSLCQDNAVAMAMQCDKLLTSLPNVKWVEPVHHLATSLHMSCVGYIVDNFCTIINHETFGILLSGMAWSATLVEAIFNTAIDHLTVDNACKMFIAVNSLKGRAEFQDWNQDIVDMINMAYTNTLNYVVNNVNFLLHSKEWHLIPDDLREKIKRDAIFVDDSRKMPAPKPLLTSSYAGSQGVSAIKRPSRLPTSLRKTTSASTEKQPVRPKTAIPVVNKTRPSSMPSPKPVRSKNIVPDKPVKERPHSFRQPKLATASRAEQRAERNSTNVMDTRSNTVPITRPSTLSTKSPPGSKQNVDKPVGRQSTRRPASASPTVLRSTKTTPPATKSPTSPTENRSSRYPNRTFVRSQSDGTKDRLLNRSQNTNIDTDKKENIVNATSKDSTPRIRSNLRSPTKFTRSRITSPRKELPDERDFSSGPVKASHTANQSMQSNAGARPKVPPSPKPYRSTKTTERYSPDKFGEQQSMEVEAFTRHTKDVTSMRYSFSGQRSGTKIGRTLSDVGDTAEYRTSSWRRDGSVRKKERVVSPRKQEISDAESGQFSRESSMYSSSSDYSYQDHTVRPTTSPDSLYEPSELHSPRQLRSPVSPGRSSLSSQSPADGEPQLKSKHRNSWRRYQTTEYGVYSGAGNKETSHLRYNQSPEQKSPTVSMTMPENQDYNINSSSSPGSSPGSPGRKLGTRNRPRSGIPRPITTPSPTYTIGL, encoded by the exons GCTCCTTGAAGACACTGAGAATGCTGATATCATATTGGTTGCCGGGGGAGAACATTTACTTTCACATAAAATCATGTTACAAACGAGAGTACCTGAGTTCTTCAATTATTTCATTGGCAAAAATAGTACAGCTAAGAAGATTATGATACATCATGTCGTGGCAGATGATCTCAAAGCTTTTCTCCG GGACATTTACAGTCTAAATGAAATCAGCCCATGGCGAGAGGTGATAAGGGAATGGATTGAGAGACAGGAAAAACAGAAATCTCTGGAAACTAGTCTGGAAGAAATGGATATCAGTGGAAAGAACCATAAACACATGATGATAACGTCAGATGATGATGTCGCTATGGTTCCTGTGGAAGAAGAGGATGATATTGAAGAGCAAGGTGCTTGTGGTGCTGCCTTGGCAATGGATATGAATGCTGACATTGATCACTTTAAATTTGAAGATTGCAGAGATGAGGTCATGAAATCCATGGAATTAGAGATGCCGGAATCAAAAAGTATACAAATGAATGGAAAGAGCAGGGACTTTGATGAGGAGAATGTTATACAAGATACATTCCTCAAAGCTAACGTGCCAGAACCAACATGTTATCTTGCCAAGGACTTACTTGAAATGTTTATTAATCAAGAGAGCACTGACATTACACTGAGGGTGGAAGATAAGAAGATTAGAGCACACAG GTTTATGCTATGCTGCAGATCAAATTATTTCACAGCCATGCTTTGTGGTGGCTGGGCAGAAAGTTCAGCTGAAGAAATTTGTCTATTTGA TGTGAGTTGTACCACAGCATTGGGAGCCCTCTACTACATCTATGGTGGTGTTATGGAAGAACCACATGAAACAAGTGTCGG TGAACTGGTTCAAATGTCAGATATGTATGGCCTTGATGGTCTGAAAGATAATGCTGCTTTCATACTCAGACGAGACAAGTGCCATTTCTTTCATAAG CCATGTAATGCATGCATATCCGGAGTGCCTGAATGTTTAGCCTTAGCAACAGTGTATGGATTACATGCTATAGCAGAAAATTGTCTACG ATGGATAGCTAAGCATCTAGACAAGGTTTGGTGCACCAAAGCCTTCGTCACTCAATCTCAGGAAATTCTGGAACACTCATACGACTTCGCCATTAGCAGTCTA TGTCAAGACAACgcagttgccatggcaatgcaGTGTGACAAGCTTTTAACTAGCCTTCCCAATGTCAAATGGGTAGAGCCAGTCCATCACTTAGCAACCAGTTTGCATATGTCCTGCGTTGGATACATCGTGGATAATTTTTGTACTATAATCAATCATGAAACATTCGGAATTCTTCTGTCG GGAATGGCTTGGAGTGCCACACTTGTAGAAGCCATATTCAACACTGCCATTGACCATCTTACTGTTGACAATGCTTGTAAGATGTTTATAGCTGTTAATTCCTTAAAAGGACGAGCAGAATTTCAAGACTGGAATCAG GATATCGTTGATATGATAAACATGGCATACACAAATACACTGAACTATGTTGTCAACAATGTCAACTTCCTTTTACATTCAAAGGAATGGCATTTAATACCAGATGATCtcagagaaaaaattaaaagag ATGCAATCTTTGTGGATGATTCAAGGAAGATGCCCGCACCTAAACCACTTCTTACAAGTTCCTATGCA ggtAGCCAAGGAGTTTCTGCTATTAAGAGACCGAGTCGATTACCTACATCACTGCGGAAAACAACTTCAGCAAGTACAGAAAAGCAACCTGTCAGACCAAAAACTGCCATACCAGTTGTCAATAAAACACGGCCTAGTAGTATGCCATCACCTAAGCCAGTACGCTCTAAGAATATTGTCCCTGACAAGCCAGTCAAAGAAAGACCACACAGTTTTCGACAACCCAAGCTTGCAACGGCCAGCAGAGCTGAGCAGAGAGCCGAACGTAATTCAACAAATGTAATGGATACAAGAAGCAACACCGTGCCAATCACTCGGCCGTCAACACTTTCAACAAAATCACCTCCTGGTAGCAAACAAAATGTAGATAAGCCAGTAGGAAGGCAGTCTACCAGGAGACCAGCAAGTGCTAGTCCAACGGTGCTCAGGTCAACAAAGACAACTCCACCAGCTACCAAAAGCCCCACCAGTCCTACTGAGAACAGATCTAGCAGGTATCCCAACAGAACTTTTGTCAGGTCCCAGAGTGACGGAACAAAAGACAGATTGCTGAATCGctcacaaaatacaaatattgataCCGACAAGAAAGAGAATATTGTAAATGCCACTAGCAAAGACTCTACTCCAAGAATTAGATCCAATTTACGCAGTCCAACAAAGTTCACCAGAAGCAGGATTACAAGTCCTAGGAAGGAACTGCCAGATGAAAGAGACTTTTCATCTGGTCCAGTCAAAGCATCACATACAGCCAACCAATCCATGCAGTCTAATGCAGGTGCAAgacccaaagtgccaccaagtCCAAAACCTTACAGGAGTACAAAAACCACTGAGAGATATAGCCCAGATAAATTTGGAGAACAGCAATCGATGGAGGTTGAGGCATTTACCAGACACACAAAGGATGTGACCTCAATGAGGTATTCCTTCTCTGGACAGCGTTCAGGCACTAAGATAGGGAGAACACTCTCAGATGTAGGTGATACAGCAGAGTACAGAACATCGTCATGGAGACGAGATGGTTCTGTCAGGAAGAAGGAGAGAGTTGTATCACCTCGGAAACAAGAGATAAGTGATGCAGAGTCTGGTCAGTTTTCACGTGAAAGTTCTATGTACAGTAGTTCCAGTGACTATTCCTATCAGGATCATACAGTAAGACCTACCACATCACCAGACTCACTCTATGAACCCAGTGAACTGCATTCACCTCGGCAGCTACGATCACCGGTGTCACCAGGCAGATCATCGCTATCATCACAGTCACCAGCTGATGGTGAGCCTCAACTCAAATCCAAACACAGAAATAGTTGGAGGAGATACCAGACCACAGAGTATGGAGTTTACAGTGGAGCAGGGAACAAAGAGACATCCCATTTACGATACAACCAATCTCCTGAACAGAAGTCACCAACTGTGTCCATGACAATGCCTGAAAATCAAGACTACAACATCAACAGTTCAAGTTCTCCTGGCTCATCACCAGGATCTCCAGGTAGAAAACTAGGCACAAGAAACAGACCCAGGTCTGGTATCCCCAGACCTATTACAACTCCTAGCCCAACTTACACAATAGGGCTGTGA